Genomic segment of Thermodesulfovibrionales bacterium:
CATGCCCCCGGAAAAACTGCGGGAGATGGTGACCTCACCCGGCGGCACCACAGCGGCCGGGCTCGCCTCCTTCGCGGAAAGAGGCCTCATCGCAATCGTGGTCGAGGCCCTCGGGGCAGCTCAAAAAAGAGCGCAAGAACTGGGGAGGAGGGAATGATGTTTATCCTTGCAAATTTGATACTCGCAGTGGCAAATATTCTTCATATCGTACTGACTGTCTATATGTGGGTTATCATCATAGCCGCCCTCATCAGCTGGGTCAGCCCGGACCCTTATAATCCGATCGTGAGATTCCTCTATTCGGTTACCGAGCCTGTGCTACGGCCTGTTCGGAGGGTCATCGGAAACCGACTCGGGCCTATCGATATTTCTCCTATGATCGTCATTCTTGGCATTATATTCATTCAGAGGTTTCTGATAAGTTCATTGATAGAGCTTGGTTATAAATTAAAAGGAGGGCTCATCTTATGAGGATCACGCCACTCGATATCCAGCAGAAGCAGTTCCCCATGAAGTTCAGGGGATTTGACGTGGAGGAGGTTTACGCATTTCTTGAGGTTGTGCGGGAGCAGATGGAAGACCTCCTCAGGGAGAACGCCCTGTTGAAGGAGCAGATTCAGCGTGCGGAGAACCAGATTAAGGAATACAGGGACATGGAGAACACGCTTCGGGAAACCCTCATGACAGCCCAGCAGATGGTTGAGGAATACAAGACGAACGCACGAAAGGAGGCGGAACTCCTGATCAGGGAGGCCGAACTGAACTCCGATTCACTCCTGCGGGAAGCGCAGGAAAAGGTCGTGAAGATCCATGAAGACATCGTCGACCTCAAGGGCATCAGGAGACATTTCAAGGAAGAACTGAAACGGCTCATAGAGGGCCATGCGAGGATGCTCGAGTTCGACAAGGAGCGGGAAGGGGAAGAGGCCGGTGAAGTTTAGCGCGCTCAAGGGCGTTCATGATATCCTTCCGCCTGATGTCTACCTGTGGCAGAGGGCCGAATCGCTGGCAAGGGAGATATGCTCGATTTACGGTTTCCAGGAGGTGAGGGTTCCGCTCATAGAATCCACGGACATCTTTACGAGGAGTATCGGGGCTACGACTGACATCGTTGAGAAGGAGATGTATACCTTCCCCGACAGGGCTGGCCGAAGTATAACCCTGAGACCAGAAGGTACCGCATCGGTGGTGAGGGCATATATCGAAAACCATCTCCATACCCTTCCTTCTCCTCAAAAGTTTTTTTACTCTGGCCCGATGTTTCGATATGAGAGGCCGCAGAAAGGACGCTTCAGACAATTCCATC
This window contains:
- a CDS encoding YggT family protein, coding for MMFILANLILAVANILHIVLTVYMWVIIIAALISWVSPDPYNPIVRFLYSVTEPVLRPVRRVIGNRLGPIDISPMIVILGIIFIQRFLISSLIELGYKLKGGLIL
- a CDS encoding DivIVA domain-containing protein, with the protein product MRITPLDIQQKQFPMKFRGFDVEEVYAFLEVVREQMEDLLRENALLKEQIQRAENQIKEYRDMENTLRETLMTAQQMVEEYKTNARKEAELLIREAELNSDSLLREAQEKVVKIHEDIVDLKGIRRHFKEELKRLIEGHARMLEFDKEREGEEAGEV